A single window of Streptomyces griseoviridis DNA harbors:
- a CDS encoding family 2 encapsulin nanocompartment cargo protein polyprenyl transferase encodes MAELTAEAQPLEGSEATAILERARAVVDPEMRAAVDSLPGSLRRIARYHFGWEHADGTPADGSAGKAIRPALVLTAAGALGGSRARERAVRAAVAVELVHNFTLLHDDVMDRDPTRRHRPTAWTVFGDADAILAGNALQALALRLFAEDPHPASAQAAVRLTECVIELCAGQHVDTAMELRSPTDVSLAEVLTMAEAKTGALLGCACALGALYAGADHEDVEALDAFGRQAGLAFQLIDDVIGIWGDPHRTGKPAGADLAARKKSLPVVAALTSGTPASAELAELYALPCVEGDQEAVERIALAVERAGGRDWAQVEAADRMARAMQELSRAVPEPESAGGLLALAEFVTRRSS; translated from the coding sequence ATGGCCGAGCTGACGGCGGAGGCACAACCCCTGGAAGGATCCGAGGCGACGGCGATCCTGGAGCGTGCCCGCGCCGTCGTCGACCCGGAGATGCGGGCCGCCGTCGACTCACTGCCCGGCTCCCTCCGCAGGATCGCCCGCTACCACTTCGGCTGGGAGCACGCGGACGGCACCCCGGCGGACGGCAGCGCGGGCAAGGCGATCCGTCCCGCGCTGGTCCTCACCGCGGCCGGCGCCCTCGGCGGCTCGCGGGCCAGGGAACGGGCGGTCCGGGCAGCGGTGGCGGTGGAGCTGGTCCACAACTTCACCCTGCTGCACGACGACGTCATGGACCGGGACCCCACCCGCCGCCACCGGCCCACCGCGTGGACGGTGTTCGGGGACGCCGACGCCATCCTCGCGGGCAACGCCCTCCAGGCGCTGGCCCTGCGGCTGTTCGCGGAGGACCCGCACCCGGCGTCCGCGCAGGCCGCCGTCCGGCTCACCGAGTGCGTCATCGAGCTGTGCGCCGGACAGCACGTCGACACGGCGATGGAACTCCGTTCGCCGACGGACGTCTCCCTCGCCGAGGTGCTGACGATGGCCGAGGCCAAGACGGGCGCGCTGCTCGGGTGCGCCTGCGCGCTGGGCGCGCTGTACGCGGGCGCGGACCACGAGGACGTGGAGGCGCTGGACGCGTTCGGCCGGCAGGCCGGGCTCGCCTTCCAGCTCATCGACGACGTGATCGGCATATGGGGCGATCCGCACCGCACCGGCAAGCCGGCCGGCGCGGATCTCGCGGCCCGCAAGAAGTCCCTGCCGGTGGTGGCCGCGCTCACCTCCGGCACCCCGGCCTCGGCGGAGCTGGCCGAGCTGTACGCGCTGCCCTGTGTCGAGGGCGACCAGGAGGCGGTGGAGCGGATCGCGCTGGCGGTGGAGCGGGCCGGCGGCCGGGACTGGGCGCAGGTCGAGGCGGCCGACCGGATGGCCCGCGCGATGCAGGAACTGTCCCGCGCCGTTCCCGAACCGGAGTCCGCCGGCGGCCTGTTGGCGCTCGCGGAGTTCGTGACCCGGCGCAGCAGCTGA
- a CDS encoding DUF952 domain-containing protein, whose protein sequence is MPEPTPTPDPSLTPTPDPTTPILHLTERVLWDEARARGVYEMSTRGRTLQEEGFVHCSTAAQLPATAATFYADLDDLVVLVIDPALLGVPVRYEAARPGGEEFPHVYGPIPVAAVVEARAWPQA, encoded by the coding sequence ATGCCTGAACCCACCCCCACCCCGGACCCCTCCCTCACCCCCACCCCCGACCCCACCACCCCCATCCTTCACCTCACCGAACGCGTCCTCTGGGACGAGGCTCGCGCGCGGGGCGTGTACGAGATGTCCACCCGCGGGCGCACCCTCCAGGAGGAGGGCTTCGTGCACTGCTCCACCGCCGCCCAACTCCCCGCCACCGCAGCCACGTTCTACGCCGACCTGGACGATCTGGTGGTGCTGGTCATCGACCCGGCGCTGCTCGGCGTGCCCGTCAGGTACGAGGCGGCGCGGCCCGGCGGGGAGGAGTTCCCGCACGTGTACGGGCCGATCCCGGTGGCCGCTGTGGTGGAGGCGCGGGCGTGGCCGCAGGCATGA
- a CDS encoding VOC family protein — protein sequence MSPAPRWAYVLLDRPAALSGPAHRFWTAVTGTTLSELRGERGEFTTLLAGSGDASVKAQGVLSGPGGAHLDLCVTDVGGFARDAVRLGAEVVLDAGSLVVLRSPGGQPWCAVQWNGEAVRAPVVHGTRLDQICLDVPPSRFDAEVAFWSALLPDWESRAGSRPEFRVLAPPPGFPVRVLLQRLDDDGPGGAHPDLACADVEATRAAHERLGARVVARHPRWTVMRDPAAGTYCLTGRDPETGGLPAAR from the coding sequence GTGAGCCCGGCGCCGCGGTGGGCGTACGTCCTCCTCGACCGGCCCGCCGCGCTGTCCGGGCCCGCTCACCGTTTCTGGACCGCCGTCACGGGCACGACGCTGTCCGAACTCCGGGGCGAGCGCGGCGAGTTCACCACCCTGCTGGCCGGGAGCGGCGACGCCTCGGTGAAGGCGCAGGGCGTGCTCTCGGGGCCCGGCGGTGCCCATCTCGACCTGTGTGTGACGGACGTCGGCGGCTTCGCGCGGGACGCGGTGCGGCTCGGCGCCGAGGTGGTCCTCGACGCGGGGTCGCTGGTCGTCCTGCGGTCGCCCGGCGGGCAGCCGTGGTGCGCGGTGCAGTGGAACGGGGAGGCGGTGCGGGCGCCCGTCGTGCACGGCACCCGTCTCGACCAGATCTGCCTCGACGTTCCCCCGTCCCGCTTCGACGCCGAAGTCGCCTTCTGGAGCGCCCTGTTGCCCGACTGGGAGTCCCGCGCCGGCTCGCGCCCCGAGTTCCGGGTGCTCGCCCCGCCGCCCGGATTCCCGGTACGCGTCCTGCTCCAACGCCTGGACGACGACGGTCCCGGCGGCGCCCATCCCGACCTCGCCTGCGCCGACGTCGAGGCGACCCGCGCCGCGCACGAACGCCTCGGTGCCCGCGTCGTCGCCCGTCACCCCCGCTGGACGGTCATGCGCGACCCCGCGGCCGGCACCTACTGCCTGACCGGCCGCGACCCGGAGACCGGCGGGCTGCCGGCCGCCCGCTGA
- a CDS encoding VOC family protein, with the protein MDIALRTCFLAVDDHDKAIAFYRDVLGLEIRNDVGFEGMRWVTVGSPSQPDVEIVLEPPGADPDASPADKEALSRLLAKGMLRGVIFSTADCDALFQRVRESGADVLQEPMDQPYGVRDCAFRDPAGNLLRFMERAA; encoded by the coding sequence ATGGACATCGCCCTGCGCACCTGTTTCCTCGCCGTCGACGACCACGACAAGGCCATCGCCTTCTACCGGGACGTCCTCGGGCTCGAGATCCGTAACGACGTCGGCTTCGAGGGCATGCGCTGGGTGACCGTCGGCTCGCCCTCGCAGCCGGACGTGGAGATCGTGCTGGAGCCGCCGGGCGCCGACCCGGACGCCTCGCCCGCCGACAAGGAGGCGCTGAGCCGGCTCCTCGCCAAGGGCATGCTGCGCGGCGTCATCTTCTCCACCGCCGACTGCGACGCGCTGTTCCAGCGGGTGCGGGAGTCCGGCGCCGACGTGCTCCAGGAGCCGATGGACCAGCCGTACGGGGTCCGGGACTGCGCGTTCCGCGACCCCGCGGGCAACCTGCTGCGCTTCATGGAGCGGGCCGCGTGA
- a CDS encoding helix-turn-helix transcriptional regulator produces the protein MNREDLVRLRRARDRMDREYALPLDVPELARTALMSPGHFQRSFRAEYGETPYGYLMTRRVERAKALLRRGDLSVTEVCLAVGCTSLGSFSSRFTELVGETPSAYRARSHEAGSLIPPCVTRRFTRPSRRPRRPDDGS, from the coding sequence GTGAACCGTGAGGATCTGGTGCGGTTGCGGCGGGCGCGGGACCGGATGGACCGGGAGTACGCCCTCCCGCTGGACGTGCCGGAGCTGGCCCGCACCGCCCTGATGTCGCCCGGCCACTTCCAGCGCAGTTTCCGCGCGGAGTACGGCGAGACCCCGTACGGCTACCTCATGACCCGCCGGGTCGAGCGCGCCAAGGCGCTGCTGCGTCGGGGCGACCTGTCGGTGACGGAGGTCTGCCTCGCGGTCGGCTGCACCTCGCTCGGCTCCTTCAGCTCCCGCTTCACGGAGCTGGTCGGCGAGACCCCGAGCGCCTACCGGGCCCGCTCGCACGAGGCGGGCTCCTTGATCCCGCCCTGTGTGACCCGCCGCTTCACCCGGCCGAGCCGCCGCCCCCGGCGACCGGACGACGGGTCGTGA